In Deltaproteobacteria bacterium, the DNA window TTGTCTCCAGGAAGCCCGGAAACATCTACAATATCGGACTCCGCCAGCTTGTTCTCCAGATCCCTGATCTTTGCCTCCACGTGCCCCTGCTTCTCCTTGGCGGCGTGGTACTCGGCATTCTCCGAGAGATCCCCATGACCCCGGGCGGCCTCAATCTCCCTCATGATCCTGGTTCTCTCGACGCTTTTCATATGCTCGAGTTCCTTGAGCAGTTCGTTGTAACCCTGTCTCGTTATGGGAACCCTGACCATCTCTCCCCTCCTACGAAAAGCCCTCGAAACAAAAGGCAAGGAAGGCACACGCACTCCTTGCCTCAAAGACACTTCTTCCACTTTAGCAAAGAATCGGGGCTGAATCAAGCAGTCGACCCGTGGCAACCCGATCGGTGTCGGGCCAATCGAGCTCTCTCAGGCCATGCCGCTCGCCGAAGATCTCCCGACTCTTCCCTAAACGACACAGTTCGATGTGAGTATCCCTGGCACGGGGTTTCACTCCGGCTTCCACTCCTGCCATACCCTGCCCACAAGGTCAGGCCCCGGCTTGAGGGTGGGTTTGCCCGGTTGCCAGCCCGCAGGAGTCGCCTCTTTGCCCCCGGACTCCCTGACACGCTGAAAGGCCTTAATCTGCCGGATGAGCTCCGCATCGTTCCGGCCCACCGGTGGCGTGAGTATCTCAACCGCCTGTACCACACCATCAGGGTCGATGATGAAACGGCCGCGGTTCTCCACTCCCGCATCCTCATCGTAAACGCCATAGACCTCGCCCACCTTGCCCCCGGCATCCGACAGCATGGGAAAGGGGAAACCTCCGCCTACCATTTTTCCGAGCTCTTGCTCCTGCCAGATCTTGTGGGTGTATATGCTATCCACACTCATTGAGAGGACCTCCACGCCCAGGGCCCTGAGGTCCTTTTCCCGGGCGGCAACTGCCG includes these proteins:
- the greA gene encoding transcription elongation factor GreA, whose product is MVRVPITRQGYNELLKELEHMKSVERTRIMREIEAARGHGDLSENAEYHAAKEKQGHVEAKIRDLENKLAESDIVDVSGLPGDKAVFGSFVSLENLETGERVRYQLVGPYEADIKKKKISVTSPIGRALMGKEPGDVAMVQAPGGLKEYEVISVGAGGDE
- a CDS encoding peroxiredoxin, which produces MAGEEIELGCARPTGGLVGAESGKSPGERKPEPKEEVRGSMVSVGKKAPDFEAPGYHEGRFKKIKLSEYLGKWVVLCFYPGDFTFVUPTELAAVAAREKDLRALGVEVLSMSVDSIYTHKIWQEQELGKMVGGGFPFPMLSDAGGKVGEVYGVYDEDAGVENRGRFIIDPDGVVQAVEILTPPVGRNDAELIRQIKAFQRVRESGGKEATPAGWQPGKPTLKPGPDLVGRVWQEWKPE